From one Paenibacillus sp. FSL K6-1330 genomic stretch:
- a CDS encoding Ger(x)C family spore germination protein: protein MSTRISVNQNVKFMIVLLLSCSLLTGCWDRMEIEERAVVLGISIDTADKDAEAREDEISHLRGKYPAPKQELIQLSVQIALPGRIPLGPGEGGGSGEGEQETVWVLDVVGHTVDDAMMNLQQQISGKLFFGHLRVIVVSEEFARKGIENLNDYLHRNAEVRRMAWLMISKGKAKNHMQAAPKLERVPALYLASTLDDAVKHGKFPSNYIGTFWSNSSKKGQEGFLPYIKIMKGDNVEISGMAFFKGAKMVGVTKPIEIAGYLVIKGISPAGYRGIIHIGDDSQVVTIHATNRESEIKVDIKNGMPHFTITATTEINIEEKNSDTIPVDNSKILEEIARENERSITELLIGLIQKTQKKESDIFGFGELVRAKEPSYWKSHVKSAEQWGEIYKNVTFDYRVTSKVRRIGMKAE, encoded by the coding sequence ATGAGTACAAGAATAAGCGTTAATCAAAACGTAAAATTCATGATCGTCCTTCTTCTATCGTGCTCACTCCTGACAGGATGCTGGGATCGGATGGAGATTGAAGAGCGTGCTGTCGTTCTAGGGATATCGATCGATACGGCTGATAAGGATGCTGAGGCACGTGAGGATGAAATATCTCATCTTCGCGGGAAATATCCTGCTCCGAAACAGGAATTAATCCAACTATCCGTTCAAATTGCGCTTCCCGGCAGAATACCGCTCGGGCCTGGTGAAGGCGGCGGTTCGGGAGAAGGTGAGCAAGAAACCGTGTGGGTGCTCGATGTTGTAGGACACACGGTCGACGACGCCATGATGAATTTACAGCAGCAAATATCAGGCAAACTGTTTTTTGGCCATCTCCGCGTCATCGTTGTATCCGAAGAGTTTGCCAGAAAAGGAATAGAGAATTTAAACGACTATCTACACCGTAATGCTGAGGTTCGCCGTATGGCCTGGTTAATGATATCGAAAGGAAAAGCAAAAAATCATATGCAAGCAGCACCAAAACTGGAACGTGTCCCGGCGCTGTATCTAGCATCCACATTGGACGATGCCGTAAAGCATGGCAAATTTCCGAGTAACTACATTGGGACGTTCTGGAGCAATTCCTCGAAGAAAGGTCAGGAGGGATTTCTGCCTTATATCAAAATCATGAAGGGGGATAACGTGGAAATCAGCGGAATGGCTTTTTTTAAAGGAGCCAAAATGGTAGGTGTGACAAAACCAATTGAAATTGCCGGATACCTGGTCATCAAGGGAATCAGTCCGGCAGGATACCGGGGAATTATCCATATTGGGGACGATTCCCAGGTCGTAACAATCCATGCGACGAACCGGGAATCGGAAATTAAAGTTGATATCAAGAACGGTATGCCCCATTTTACGATCACGGCGACAACGGAGATTAATATCGAAGAAAAAAACTCTGATACCATCCCGGTAGATAACTCGAAAATTCTGGAGGAAATTGCTCGCGAGAATGAGCGTTCCATTACAGAATTATTAATCGGATTAATCCAAAAGACGCAAAAAAAAGAATCCGATATATTCGGATTCGGCGAATTGGTAAGAGCCAAAGAACCATCGTATTGGAAAAGCCATGTTAAATCTGCAGAGCAATGGGGTGAAATCTATAAAAACGTAACCTTTGATTATCGTGTGACGTCCAAAGTTCGAAGAATTGGGATGAAGGCAGAATAA
- a CDS encoding CLC_0170 family protein, protein MIGEIYSGYLDVAIMIWVFSGLFNLFIDTYKYDQSNMAKEKKVSRVLGWINIAFVTVLFLGIVLVKVLV, encoded by the coding sequence ATGATCGGAGAAATTTACAGCGGTTATTTGGATGTCGCCATAATGATCTGGGTGTTTTCTGGTTTGTTCAACCTGTTCATCGATACGTATAAGTATGATCAGTCGAACATGGCCAAGGAAAAAAAAGTATCTCGCGTGTTGGGCTGGATCAATATCGCGTTCGTAACGGTTTTGTTCCTGGGTATCGTCCTTGTCAAAGTCCTGGTGTGA
- a CDS encoding helix-turn-helix domain-containing protein translates to MFSILRKYNRSVIVAWLFSYVTVLMVPILISFVLYSFSYHQVKSETNRANELLLQQMEMSIDSKLKSLERLSLEIALNKGISAFSSVELPIRDPQYYDVFNISESLRTYKNANDSIEDIYVMYLNSDTVISTYGHTSGRGLYQKLRQNDEPFYEKWMGLFEQRYVNGYKSMEFQDGLQSFPVVVFAHSLVFNSPAQPPAVVLFLIKDSKLIESAPRQKDASMFIIDMDSRYIAASGQDPAVPAGISYEQLEGDSGMIYIGSDAEQFAVSYITSQVTGWKYVSVLPAALFNEKMKDLRQLTWISIALSLLIGGIVTVLFLRRNYMPVQVMLQSLSKKFGLRFDGGANEYTFLQGTIQQYFHDKADMQTALHKHRNTIRAHLLRRLLKGYADHDQSLHTTLPAHDIQFQSDRSVVLLISIDHYGKFEQFGIRGLPDHKQQMLYFILTNVLEDTASDEALVFTTEMNDALACVVNFEASLPAEQEQTVLNRILAQVQDFMRKHIEAELTVAVGQVHSDLHGIALSYQEAQAALEYRIVMGSGQFIPYTDTLMDRSKQFRQFYYPLSVEQQFIGLVKSGNYDKAEAILDDIFQANFSKHPVSVPLAKCLMYNLASTMLNTLEEVRAGSKRTYEDHIIDADLLLECDHVPEMKERMKQMLSQVCEWILAEKRNHHRYLIEDVSQYVQEHLYDPKLNISMIGDAFQMTPSYVSRLYKEFTGEALLDTINRLRLSKAKELLVLQKLTVNEIASQVGYADVSTFLRIFKKFEGVTPGKYQKAAL, encoded by the coding sequence ATGTTCAGCATCCTTCGTAAATATAACCGCAGCGTCATTGTGGCATGGCTGTTCTCTTATGTCACCGTATTAATGGTGCCGATTCTGATCAGCTTCGTGCTGTATTCATTCTCATACCATCAAGTGAAGAGCGAGACCAATCGGGCGAACGAATTGCTTCTTCAGCAGATGGAAATGTCCATTGACAGCAAGCTGAAGAGTCTGGAGCGATTAAGCCTGGAAATTGCGTTAAATAAGGGGATATCGGCATTCTCCAGCGTGGAGTTACCGATTCGTGATCCTCAGTATTACGATGTGTTCAACATTTCGGAAAGCCTGCGAACTTATAAAAATGCAAACGATTCGATTGAGGATATTTACGTGATGTATTTGAACAGTGATACGGTGATTTCGACGTATGGTCATACGAGCGGCAGAGGGCTCTATCAAAAGCTGCGGCAGAATGACGAACCCTTCTATGAGAAGTGGATGGGATTGTTCGAGCAAAGATATGTAAACGGTTACAAATCGATGGAGTTTCAAGATGGTCTTCAAAGCTTCCCGGTGGTCGTATTTGCACATTCCCTCGTATTTAATTCACCGGCCCAGCCCCCGGCTGTTGTCCTGTTCTTGATCAAGGATTCGAAACTAATCGAGAGCGCTCCCCGGCAAAAGGATGCGAGTATGTTCATTATAGATATGGATAGCCGGTATATCGCTGCATCAGGACAGGATCCGGCTGTACCTGCTGGTATAAGTTATGAGCAGCTGGAAGGCGATAGCGGAATGATCTATATAGGCTCGGACGCGGAGCAGTTCGCGGTTTCCTATATCACGTCGCAAGTAACCGGATGGAAATATGTATCCGTACTGCCAGCGGCATTATTCAATGAGAAAATGAAAGACTTACGCCAACTGACATGGATCAGCATCGCCCTGAGCTTATTAATTGGAGGTATTGTTACGGTTTTGTTTTTACGCAGAAACTATATGCCGGTTCAAGTGATGCTGCAAAGTTTATCCAAAAAATTCGGACTGAGGTTTGACGGGGGAGCCAATGAATACACGTTCCTGCAGGGGACGATTCAGCAATATTTTCATGACAAGGCAGATATGCAAACGGCGCTTCACAAGCATCGCAATACAATACGGGCGCATTTGTTGCGGCGACTCTTAAAGGGATACGCCGATCATGATCAGTCTCTCCATACAACGCTGCCTGCACATGATATACAGTTTCAATCCGACCGATCTGTTGTCCTGCTGATATCGATCGATCATTATGGCAAGTTTGAGCAGTTTGGCATTCGCGGGCTCCCGGATCATAAGCAGCAAATGCTTTATTTCATACTAACGAATGTGCTTGAGGATACGGCTTCCGATGAAGCGCTTGTGTTTACAACAGAAATGAACGATGCGCTTGCTTGTGTCGTTAATTTCGAAGCAAGCCTGCCAGCGGAGCAGGAGCAAACCGTATTGAATCGAATACTGGCCCAGGTTCAAGATTTCATGCGAAAGCATATCGAAGCAGAGCTTACAGTAGCTGTGGGTCAGGTTCATTCGGATTTGCACGGCATCGCGCTTTCTTATCAAGAAGCGCAGGCCGCGCTTGAATATCGGATTGTGATGGGGAGCGGGCAGTTCATCCCGTATACGGACACTCTTATGGACAGGAGCAAGCAATTCCGTCAATTTTATTATCCTCTAAGTGTCGAGCAGCAGTTTATAGGCTTGGTGAAGAGCGGGAACTACGACAAAGCGGAAGCCATTTTGGATGATATATTCCAAGCCAACTTTTCCAAGCACCCGGTTTCGGTTCCACTCGCCAAATGCCTGATGTACAACCTGGCAAGCACGATGCTGAATACGCTTGAGGAAGTGAGAGCGGGCAGCAAGCGAACCTATGAAGATCATATCATCGATGCGGATCTATTGCTCGAATGCGATCATGTGCCGGAGATGAAGGAACGGATGAAACAGATGCTTTCGCAGGTCTGTGAATGGATCCTTGCCGAGAAACGGAATCACCACCGTTATTTAATCGAAGATGTCTCGCAGTATGTCCAAGAGCATCTGTATGACCCGAAATTGAATATTTCAATGATTGGCGACGCTTTTCAGATGACCCCCTCCTACGTATCGAGACTGTACAAGGAGTTTACAGGAGAAGCCTTACTGGATACCATTAACCGCCTCCGTCTGTCCAAAGCGAAAGAACTGCTTGTTCTGCAAAAGCTTACCGTCAATGAAATCGCTAGCCAGGTCGGTTATGCGGATGTCAGCACGTTTTTGCGAATCTTTAAAAAATTCGAAGGCGTGACCCCCGGGAAATATCAGAAAGCCGCACTGTAA
- a CDS encoding chondroitinase-B domain-containing protein, whose translation MKTLLNALNQRFLRSISMGLVLSLLIGTLMMSPSEAQGASSDAEGSSSMNRIESTVTASSYQPGTNYVPGNVLDGIWGEDAESQQSRWSASGQGQWLQFDLDTEQTVTYVNIAFLNARERQSSFEILASNTEDFKSGTVVFEQQFSRQLKPEDSIMQTYVLQKPVKARYLRLIGYGNNASGSSGNWNSIMEVEIYVGKVPGESPEEPQPPVPPNAGEEKEEDVKLPEMKRVSVSTAEQLQQALDQAVAGTLIELKDGNYEQNGPFVVKDKHGSAAYPIRITGKPGKAIISGNSYIHIENSSYVEVSGLTFRNGIGDENGTQTLNDRGLAQRALTGVHPGIQLESSSRISILGNTFALDETGQPYRFKAQNRYVWCLLNLENSCRYSEDRYDPNGEVYKGLTPFEDPKLITDNGTHRHYIRVEGTSSHNRIAYNDIGPKKGFGAVLIYDGEGHSGQHISQYDVIEYNYFHGIGPRVTNGLEAIRLGLSSTSLSSGYITVQYNLFDGFNGEDEVISVKSSDNIIRYNTIRDSYGGIVSRHGNRNSFYGNHLIGDGVTPGSSGFRIYGNDHKIYNNYMEGLTDKVIRLDGGTHDGGPEGSTNPIVRWGGNQEQTARLGDLPAEQRTELLRGHWRQYNVQIYNNTIVNVGNQTTTFNLGGRTYQPVGTKIYNNLIVSHAGTIFQETDAVIQAPEQERAEYKGNMLSGNAPISNNPIVDRGMTKQELHLVRSKDGLIRLSVYSPAVDAALTPFVAADDMDGQIRYIPDVGADEYAPGKQRSNPPLTVHDVGPEAWTK comes from the coding sequence ATGAAAACGTTATTAAACGCTTTAAACCAGCGGTTTCTCAGATCGATAAGTATGGGTCTCGTCTTGAGCCTTTTGATCGGTACACTGATGATGTCGCCTTCAGAAGCCCAAGGGGCTTCGAGTGATGCAGAAGGGAGCAGCAGTATGAATCGGATCGAGAGCACGGTAACGGCAAGCAGCTACCAACCGGGCACGAATTACGTACCGGGGAATGTATTGGATGGGATATGGGGCGAGGACGCGGAGAGCCAGCAAAGCCGCTGGTCCGCATCGGGTCAAGGTCAATGGCTGCAATTTGATCTAGACACGGAACAAACCGTCACTTATGTGAACATCGCCTTTTTGAATGCCAGAGAGCGTCAGTCCAGCTTTGAAATATTAGCTTCGAATACTGAAGATTTCAAATCCGGCACCGTTGTTTTTGAACAACAGTTCAGCCGGCAGCTGAAACCGGAAGATAGTATCATGCAAACATATGTATTACAGAAACCGGTGAAGGCCAGGTATTTGCGGTTGATCGGATATGGCAATAACGCCAGCGGAAGCTCGGGAAACTGGAACAGTATCATGGAAGTAGAGATTTACGTAGGGAAAGTGCCGGGTGAATCACCGGAAGAACCACAACCACCAGTTCCTCCAAACGCTGGCGAAGAGAAGGAGGAAGATGTGAAGCTTCCGGAGATGAAGCGCGTCTCGGTCAGCACGGCGGAACAATTGCAGCAGGCACTGGATCAGGCTGTGGCCGGCACGCTGATTGAACTGAAGGATGGGAACTATGAGCAGAACGGTCCGTTTGTTGTGAAGGATAAACACGGCTCCGCGGCCTATCCGATTCGGATTACCGGGAAGCCCGGCAAGGCAATCATTAGTGGGAATAGTTATATACACATTGAAAATTCAAGTTATGTGGAAGTCAGCGGACTCACGTTCCGGAACGGGATCGGCGATGAGAATGGAACGCAGACCTTGAATGACCGTGGATTGGCGCAACGGGCGCTTACCGGGGTTCATCCAGGGATTCAGCTGGAAAGCTCCAGCCGAATCTCTATTTTGGGCAACACCTTTGCTTTGGATGAAACAGGCCAGCCCTACCGATTTAAAGCTCAAAACCGATATGTATGGTGTCTCCTTAATTTGGAGAACAGCTGCCGGTACAGTGAGGATCGGTATGACCCAAACGGAGAAGTTTATAAGGGGTTAACGCCATTTGAAGATCCGAAGCTCATTACGGATAATGGCACTCACAGACATTATATTCGAGTCGAAGGAACGAGCAGCCATAACCGGATCGCTTATAATGATATTGGTCCGAAGAAGGGCTTTGGCGCAGTCCTGATTTATGATGGTGAAGGGCATAGTGGACAGCATATATCGCAATACGACGTCATTGAGTATAACTATTTCCACGGGATTGGTCCCCGGGTAACCAACGGGTTGGAAGCCATCAGGCTTGGACTTTCCAGTACCTCGCTCTCTTCCGGTTATATTACGGTTCAGTACAATTTGTTTGACGGGTTTAACGGTGAAGATGAAGTGATATCGGTGAAGAGCAGTGACAATATCATACGGTACAACACGATTCGTGATTCATACGGCGGTATTGTGTCGCGACATGGAAACCGCAACAGCTTCTACGGCAACCATCTGATTGGCGATGGAGTGACACCAGGCAGCAGCGGGTTCCGGATATACGGCAACGATCACAAAATCTATAACAATTACATGGAAGGTCTTACGGACAAAGTGATTCGTCTTGATGGCGGAACACATGATGGCGGACCGGAAGGCAGTACGAATCCAATCGTTCGTTGGGGTGGAAACCAAGAGCAAACGGCAAGGCTTGGCGATCTGCCTGCCGAACAAAGAACGGAACTTTTGCGCGGACATTGGCGGCAGTATAACGTTCAGATTTACAACAATACAATCGTGAATGTCGGCAACCAGACGACAACTTTCAATCTGGGCGGCAGAACCTATCAGCCGGTAGGGACTAAGATTTATAACAATCTGATAGTTAGTCATGCAGGGACGATATTTCAGGAAACTGATGCGGTGATACAGGCACCCGAACAGGAACGGGCTGAGTACAAGGGAAATATGCTCTCGGGGAACGCACCGATTTCTAACAACCCCATCGTGGACAGAGGGATGACCAAACAAGAGCTTCATTTGGTGCGCAGTAAGGACGGTCTCATTCGATTATCCGTCTATAGTCCAGCCGTAGACGCTGCCCTGACTCCATTCGTTGCAGCGGACGACATGGATGGCCAGATTCGCTATATACCTGACGTGGGTGCAGACGAATATGCGCCAGGCAAGCAGCGATCCAATCCTCCGCTTACCGTCCATGATGTCGGCCCGGAAGCCTGGACGAAATGA
- a CDS encoding ABC transporter permease subunit, translating into MAKIPPPTRTSIPSKPSNSAGLNPRNWGLLKDISKNRFLYIMLIPVLLYFAVFHYFPMYGASIAFKEFSPRLGIIGSPWAGWEHFESFFNGIYFWRVVKNTLLISFYELLFGFPAPIILALLLNEVRKAAFKRTVQTITYMPHFISLVVVCGIIKEFTMSDGLINDILAFLGWERVSLLLESEYFRTLFVTSGIWQNIGWGTIIYLAALAGIDQEQYEAAKIDGANRWRQMLNVTLPGIMPTIIILFILEIGRLMNVGSEKVILLYNPSIYDTADVISSYVYRVGLQEFNYSFSSAVGLFNSAINFTLVIGSNWLSRRMNKTSLW; encoded by the coding sequence ATGGCGAAAATTCCGCCTCCGACACGCACGTCAATTCCTTCTAAACCATCTAACTCGGCAGGACTGAATCCTCGAAATTGGGGCTTGCTGAAGGACATTAGTAAAAATCGTTTCCTGTACATCATGTTAATTCCGGTACTTCTATATTTCGCGGTTTTTCATTATTTCCCCATGTACGGGGCATCCATCGCCTTTAAGGAGTTCTCTCCACGTCTTGGCATCATCGGAAGTCCATGGGCCGGCTGGGAGCACTTCGAATCGTTTTTTAACGGCATTTATTTCTGGCGGGTTGTCAAAAATACGCTGTTAATCAGCTTTTATGAACTGCTCTTTGGCTTTCCGGCACCCATTATATTGGCGCTCCTGCTGAACGAGGTGAGAAAAGCCGCATTCAAACGCACGGTTCAAACCATAACGTATATGCCGCATTTTATTTCGCTGGTCGTTGTTTGCGGCATTATTAAGGAATTTACGATGAGTGACGGGTTAATCAACGATATTTTGGCTTTTCTCGGATGGGAACGGGTCTCTCTTCTGCTGGAGTCTGAATATTTCCGGACCCTCTTCGTAACCTCCGGAATTTGGCAGAACATCGGCTGGGGGACCATTATCTACCTTGCCGCCCTGGCCGGTATCGACCAGGAACAATACGAGGCCGCGAAGATCGATGGAGCCAACCGGTGGAGGCAGATGTTGAATGTGACTTTGCCGGGGATCATGCCTACGATTATCATCCTATTCATTCTTGAGATCGGCAGGCTGATGAACGTCGGCAGCGAGAAAGTCATCCTGCTCTACAACCCCTCAATCTACGATACCGCAGACGTCATAAGCTCCTATGTGTACCGGGTCGGGCTGCAGGAATTCAATTACAGCTTCAGTTCGGCAGTAGGGCTGTTCAATTCCGCCATCAATTTCACGCTTGTCATCGGCTCAAACTGGCTGAGCCGCAGAATGAACAAAACCAGCTTGTGGTAG
- a CDS encoding extracellular solute-binding protein, whose translation MVQRLLVKDSLLRNLKSGLTAILLTSLVLAGCSSGSKDNTPDAKPNEAGKGTSTAIGSSYPLNTTESITSWEILNMNAVTFYSNLAETPFGKALADKTGVQVEYIHPNDQQTAEQFNLMIASDELPDVIEYDWTGRSAGSYPGGPEKAIQDGVILELNELIDQYAPNLKKKLEADPTLDQMVKTDSGKYYVFPMIRNPSGLVFRGPMIRQDWLDELGLPVPTTIEEWEKTLIAFRDEKGAKAPLSVTYTGGNFEIRDAFIGAYRTSNSFYVDDEGKVKYGPIDPQYKDFLALFRKWFAEGLFDKDFALTDTKALDNKILTGQTGATVHLLSGGMGKWMDAMKGQDPKFKLVGAPYPTLLKDEVPFIGQRDFKYNPGPSKAITTAAKNPELIVRWLDYAYSDEGAMLYNFGIEGESYAMENGAPVYTDLIKNNEKYSLQQMVSQYSKPNGPYEADERRNWNTFPEQDEAVKVWAKTDAEKHTLPGFLTPTAEESKELGKILTEVSNYKEEMFVKFIVGKEPMESYDKYVEQIKKLGIERAVEIYQSALDRYNSR comes from the coding sequence ATGGTTCAACGTTTGCTGGTCAAAGACAGCTTGTTGCGAAATTTGAAGTCAGGACTGACCGCCATATTGTTAACGAGTCTGGTGCTTGCGGGATGTTCGTCTGGAAGTAAGGATAACACGCCGGACGCTAAGCCGAACGAGGCTGGGAAGGGTACATCCACTGCAATCGGTTCATCGTATCCGCTAAATACAACCGAATCGATCACGTCGTGGGAAATCTTGAACATGAATGCGGTAACCTTCTATTCTAACCTTGCAGAAACGCCGTTCGGGAAGGCGCTTGCCGATAAAACAGGAGTTCAGGTGGAGTATATCCATCCGAATGATCAGCAGACGGCCGAGCAATTCAATCTGATGATTGCGTCCGATGAGCTACCGGATGTCATTGAATACGATTGGACCGGACGAAGTGCGGGCTCTTATCCGGGCGGACCGGAGAAAGCCATTCAGGACGGCGTCATTCTGGAGCTCAATGAGCTGATTGATCAGTACGCGCCGAACCTGAAGAAGAAACTCGAAGCGGATCCGACGCTTGACCAAATGGTCAAGACAGACAGCGGCAAATATTATGTGTTTCCCATGATTCGCAATCCGTCCGGGCTCGTCTTCCGTGGCCCCATGATCCGTCAGGATTGGCTGGATGAGCTTGGTCTTCCAGTACCAACGACTATAGAGGAGTGGGAGAAGACGTTAATCGCCTTTCGCGACGAGAAGGGGGCCAAAGCACCGCTCAGCGTGACTTACACCGGAGGGAATTTTGAGATTCGCGATGCGTTTATCGGAGCTTACCGCACATCAAATTCCTTCTATGTGGACGATGAAGGCAAGGTGAAGTATGGACCTATAGATCCGCAGTATAAAGATTTTCTGGCCTTATTCCGCAAGTGGTTTGCGGAAGGATTGTTTGACAAGGATTTTGCGCTCACCGATACCAAAGCGTTGGATAACAAGATTCTGACCGGGCAGACCGGCGCTACAGTGCATCTTCTCAGCGGCGGCATGGGAAAATGGATGGATGCCATGAAGGGGCAGGATCCGAAATTCAAGCTGGTTGGCGCTCCATATCCAACACTCCTTAAAGACGAAGTTCCTTTTATAGGACAACGGGATTTCAAGTACAATCCGGGACCAAGCAAAGCCATCACAACCGCTGCGAAAAATCCGGAACTGATTGTACGCTGGCTTGATTATGCCTACAGCGATGAGGGCGCGATGCTCTACAACTTCGGCATTGAAGGAGAGAGCTACGCGATGGAGAACGGTGCTCCTGTCTATACCGATTTGATTAAAAACAATGAGAAATACAGTCTGCAGCAGATGGTATCGCAGTATTCCAAGCCGAATGGACCATACGAAGCGGATGAACGTCGGAACTGGAATACGTTTCCTGAGCAGGATGAGGCCGTGAAAGTATGGGCGAAAACGGATGCCGAGAAGCATACACTGCCTGGCTTCCTGACGCCAACCGCCGAAGAAAGCAAAGAGCTTGGCAAGATTTTAACTGAAGTAAGTAACTATAAAGAGGAAATGTTTGTCAAGTTTATTGTCGGCAAGGAGCCGATGGAGAGTTATGACAAGTATGTGGAACAAATCAAGAAGCTGGGGATTGAGCGTGCGGTTGAAATCTATCAAAGCGCTCTGGATCGATACAACAGCCGATAA
- a CDS encoding carbohydrate ABC transporter permease: protein MEWRAGNRSVGEKLFDVFNYILLTVITLCTLYPLIYVLFASLSNPTRYMQHSGILWKPLDITFNAYRLVFDNPMIIQGYLNTFLIVSGGLAINIILTAFGAYALSRKGLRYRKQLMLFIVFTMFFSGGLIPLYFTVKGLELTNTLWSLIIPQAISAFNLIIMRTAFEAVPDSLEESAKIDGANEFVILFRIMIPLCMPVIAVMLLYYGVSHWNSWFQAMIYLQDRSLYPLQLVLRELLLLNDASSMASGASGGEVAVIGETLKHATIIVATVPILLVYPFLQKYFVKGALIGAIKG, encoded by the coding sequence ATGGAATGGAGAGCTGGCAATCGATCGGTTGGTGAAAAGCTGTTTGATGTTTTTAATTACATCTTGTTGACCGTAATCACGTTGTGTACGTTATACCCATTGATTTACGTGCTGTTTGCTTCCTTGAGTAATCCTACCCGTTACATGCAGCATTCGGGGATTCTATGGAAGCCGCTGGATATAACATTTAACGCTTACCGGCTCGTGTTTGATAATCCGATGATTATTCAAGGATATTTAAATACGTTCCTTATCGTATCAGGAGGCTTGGCGATCAATATTATATTGACCGCATTCGGAGCGTATGCGCTTTCCCGTAAGGGTTTGCGATATCGTAAGCAGCTGATGCTGTTTATCGTATTTACCATGTTCTTCAGCGGGGGCTTGATTCCCTTGTATTTTACAGTGAAAGGCCTGGAGCTTACCAATACGCTGTGGTCCTTAATTATTCCGCAGGCCATATCTGCTTTTAATCTGATTATCATGAGAACGGCTTTTGAGGCGGTGCCTGATAGTCTGGAGGAATCCGCCAAGATCGATGGAGCCAATGAATTCGTCATCCTATTCCGGATTATGATACCGCTGTGCATGCCGGTCATAGCCGTCATGCTGCTGTATTACGGTGTAAGTCACTGGAACTCATGGTTCCAGGCCATGATCTATTTGCAGGATCGTTCCTTGTATCCGCTTCAGCTTGTCCTGCGGGAGCTGCTGCTTCTGAATGATGCAAGCTCCATGGCAAGCGGAGCGAGCGGAGGGGAGGTGGCCGTTATCGGTGAAACGCTGAAGCATGCGACCATTATCGTTGCGACGGTACCGATTCTGCTGGTCTATCCGTTTTTGCAGAAGTATTTTGTGAAAGGTGCTTTAATTGGTGCCATTAAAGGATAA
- a CDS encoding glycoside hydrolase family 88 protein, protein MSKLKIQHELDLDMWWNGAQLKVDRMLARKPELAPHAAKDGEYDGLTLDNWISGFWPGMLWIFYDMTGDAKYKEAAWEWDIRMERLTLEESRFHHDVGFQYLPTAVLKYKLTGDADGRRRGLAAANFLAGRFNLAGQYIRAWNKDLPGWAIIDCLMNLSLLYWAAEEGEDPRFRHVANAHANMALQHMIRADGSTCHVVSFDPESGELLEYMGWQGYAPDSCWSRGNAWALYGMANAYRYTNNKDYLYAAERVAHHFIASLQGHGVPPWDFRVPNPDTEPRDTSAAAIAASGLLELAALTTPEVGTVYRKAAERIVLALSTEYAAFHAPEHEGILLGGTGHKPADTNIDVSLIYGDYYYIEALAKLRGWVHRVF, encoded by the coding sequence ATGAGTAAATTAAAGATTCAACATGAACTCGATTTGGATATGTGGTGGAATGGTGCTCAGTTGAAGGTGGACCGGATGTTGGCTAGAAAGCCTGAGCTTGCTCCGCATGCGGCCAAGGACGGGGAATACGACGGCTTGACCCTGGACAACTGGATTTCAGGGTTTTGGCCGGGAATGTTGTGGATTTTTTACGATATGACCGGAGATGCGAAGTACAAGGAAGCGGCGTGGGAGTGGGATATACGGATGGAACGATTGACTCTGGAAGAAAGTCGCTTTCATCATGATGTCGGGTTTCAGTATTTGCCGACAGCCGTACTGAAATATAAGTTAACCGGCGATGCAGATGGTAGAAGGCGAGGGCTTGCGGCAGCTAACTTTCTGGCCGGACGATTTAATTTGGCAGGCCAGTACATCAGGGCATGGAACAAGGATCTCCCGGGCTGGGCTATCATCGATTGCCTGATGAACCTGTCCCTCTTGTACTGGGCTGCCGAGGAAGGAGAAGACCCAAGATTTCGCCACGTTGCGAATGCCCATGCGAATATGGCTTTGCAGCATATGATCCGTGCCGATGGATCCACCTGTCATGTTGTTTCGTTTGATCCGGAAAGCGGGGAACTGCTGGAGTATATGGGCTGGCAGGGATATGCCCCGGATTCCTGCTGGTCAAGAGGGAATGCGTGGGCGCTGTATGGGATGGCTAACGCTTACCGTTACACGAATAATAAGGATTATTTGTACGCCGCCGAGCGGGTAGCTCATCATTTTATAGCTTCCTTACAGGGGCACGGGGTCCCGCCATGGGACTTCCGGGTACCGAATCCCGATACCGAGCCTCGTGACACCTCCGCTGCGGCCATTGCAGCTTCCGGTTTGTTGGAGCTCGCTGCTTTGACAACTCCGGAGGTGGGGACTGTATACCGGAAAGCTGCTGAGCGAATCGTCCTGGCATTGTCGACGGAGTACGCAGCTTTCCACGCTCCTGAGCATGAAGGAATCCTGCTTGGCGGAACCGGCCATAAGCCGGCGGATACGAATATCGATGTGTCGCTTATTTATGGGGATTATTATTACATCGAGGCTCTGGCGAAGCTTCGCGGCTGGGTCCATCGCGTATTCTGA